In Methylobacterium aquaticum, the following are encoded in one genomic region:
- a CDS encoding LLM class flavin-dependent oxidoreductase, giving the protein MTQTLQFGLDTFGDVTARDGEFLSHGEVLRDVVEEGILADRVGLDFFGIGEHHREDFSVSSPEMVLAAIAARTARIRLGSAVTVLSSDDPVRVYQRFSTLQGLSNGRAEVILGRGSFTESFPLFGYPLDQYETLFEEKLELFAALLAGGPVTWRGTTRAPLENQSVFPTPETPPTTWIGVGGSPNSVVRAVHHDLPLMLAIIGGEPQRFRPYVDLYHRACAQLGRTVRPIGVHSPGYVGETDAGAREEFFADYKRMRDRIGAERGWPPMTRQEFDREADHGSLYIGGPETVAKKIAATVKGLGLGRFQLKYSAGPLPHERSMRSIELYGTKVAPMVREMLA; this is encoded by the coding sequence ATGACACAGACCCTGCAATTCGGCCTCGACACGTTCGGGGATGTCACCGCCCGCGACGGCGAGTTCCTGTCCCACGGAGAGGTCCTCCGCGACGTCGTCGAGGAAGGGATCCTGGCCGACCGGGTCGGGCTCGACTTCTTCGGCATCGGCGAGCACCACCGCGAGGATTTTTCGGTCTCCTCGCCCGAGATGGTGCTGGCGGCGATCGCGGCGCGCACCGCGCGCATCCGCCTCGGCTCGGCCGTGACGGTGCTCAGCTCCGACGATCCGGTCCGGGTCTACCAGCGCTTCTCGACCCTGCAGGGGCTGTCGAACGGCCGCGCCGAGGTCATCCTCGGCCGCGGCTCGTTCACCGAATCGTTCCCGCTCTTCGGCTACCCCCTCGACCAGTACGAGACCCTGTTCGAGGAGAAGCTGGAGCTGTTCGCCGCACTCCTCGCCGGCGGGCCGGTGACCTGGCGGGGCACCACCCGGGCGCCGCTCGAGAACCAGTCGGTCTTCCCGACCCCGGAGACGCCGCCCACGACCTGGATCGGCGTCGGCGGCAGCCCGAACTCGGTGGTGCGGGCGGTCCATCACGACCTGCCGCTGATGCTCGCCATCATCGGCGGCGAGCCGCAGCGCTTCCGGCCTTACGTCGATCTCTACCACCGGGCCTGCGCCCAGCTCGGCCGCACGGTCAGGCCGATCGGCGTCCATTCCCCGGGCTATGTCGGCGAGACGGATGCGGGCGCGCGGGAGGAGTTCTTCGCCGACTACAAGCGCATGCGCGACCGCATCGGCGCCGAGCGCGGCTGGCCGCCGATGACGCGCCAGGAATTCGACCGCGAGGCCGATCACGGCTCGCTCTACATCGGCGGGCCGGAGACGGTGGCGAAAAAAATCGCCGCGACGGTGAAGGGGCTCGGCCTCGGCCGGTTCCAGCTCAAGTACAGCGCCGGCCCGCTGCCGCACGAGCGCTCGATGCGCTCGATCGAGCTCTACGGCACCAAGGTGGCGCCGATGGTGCGGGAGATGCTGGCGTAG
- a CDS encoding metallophosphoesterase: MFHLIFATPCAYVIARWLVPLGLPLPAKGVVALLLLLASQFHLWNRLSSGSVFAPEFPRVVVLLFNWAFGAIALLAVLQIALDLGALGSALLRRSVVTIPDGVRFGAAGLAGLLAAIGVAQAVRVPPVRDVAVAIPGLPPAFEGYRLLQLTDLHLSRLFPAPWARAVVARANGAGADLIVVTGDFIDGSVAMRRDDVAPLADLRAPDGVFAIPGNHEYFFDYPAWMRHLAGLGLTMLPNAHTVLTRGEARLVLAGVTDASAPASAEAGPDLAAALEGAPSGAPVLLLDHQPRAAKRAAARGVALQLSGHTHGGMILGLDRLVARGNNGFVSGRYEVAGMVLYVGNGTGIWPGFALRLGRPSEMTRFTLRAGGPG, translated from the coding sequence ATCTTCCACCTCATCTTCGCGACGCCGTGCGCCTACGTGATCGCCCGCTGGCTCGTGCCCCTCGGGCTGCCGCTGCCCGCCAAGGGCGTCGTCGCCCTGCTGCTGCTCCTCGCCTCGCAGTTCCACCTCTGGAACCGGCTCTCCTCCGGCTCGGTCTTCGCGCCCGAATTCCCCCGGGTCGTCGTGCTGCTCTTCAACTGGGCCTTCGGGGCGATCGCGCTGCTGGCCGTGCTCCAGATCGCGCTCGATCTCGGCGCCCTGGGAAGCGCCCTGCTGCGCCGGAGCGTGGTGACCATCCCGGACGGGGTCCGGTTCGGAGCGGCCGGGCTCGCGGGCCTGCTCGCCGCAATCGGCGTCGCCCAGGCCGTGCGGGTGCCGCCGGTCCGGGACGTCGCGGTGGCGATCCCCGGCCTGCCGCCCGCCTTCGAGGGCTACCGGCTGCTCCAGCTCACCGACCTGCATCTCAGCCGCCTGTTCCCCGCCCCCTGGGCCCGGGCCGTGGTGGCGCGCGCCAACGGGGCGGGTGCCGACCTGATCGTCGTCACCGGCGACTTCATCGACGGCTCGGTGGCAATGCGCCGGGACGACGTCGCGCCGCTCGCCGACCTGCGGGCGCCGGACGGGGTTTTCGCGATCCCCGGCAACCACGAATACTTCTTCGATTACCCGGCCTGGATGCGCCACCTCGCCGGCCTCGGTCTCACGATGCTGCCGAACGCCCATACCGTGCTGACCCGCGGCGAGGCCCGCCTGGTGCTCGCCGGCGTCACCGATGCCTCGGCCCCGGCCTCGGCTGAGGCCGGCCCCGACCTCGCGGCGGCGCTTGAGGGCGCCCCCTCCGGCGCGCCGGTCCTGCTCCTCGACCACCAGCCGCGGGCCGCGAAGCGGGCGGCGGCCCGGGGCGTCGCGCTCCAGCTCTCCGGACACACCCATGGCGGCATGATCCTCGGCCTCGACCGGCTGGTGGCGCGGGGCAACAACGGCTTCGTGTCGGGCCGCTACGAGGTCGCCGGCATGGTTCTCTATGTCGGCAACGGCACCGGGATCTGGCCGGGCTTCGCCCTCCGGCTCGGCCGCCCCTCCGAGATGACCCGCTTCACCCTGCGGGCCGGCGGCCCGGGCTGA
- a CDS encoding SDR family NAD(P)-dependent oxidoreductase produces MTSAVVVGASGGLGRALVASLAAGGAHETVFALSRSGAPQPGPVRSLPVDVTDEASVAAAAQAIGAAGPVGLVLVASGILHGPGVAPEKALKALDPAAMAAVMAVNAIGPALVAKHLLALMPRKERSVFAALSARVGSIGDNRLGGWYAYRASKAALNQVLRTLAVETARTHPALIVAGLHPGTVRTALSRPFRPDPGPGLFSPEESAAHLLRVLDGLRIGDSGGVFAWDGQPIPP; encoded by the coding sequence ATGACGAGCGCGGTCGTCGTCGGCGCCTCGGGCGGCCTCGGCCGCGCCCTCGTCGCGTCCCTCGCCGCGGGCGGGGCGCACGAGACCGTGTTCGCCCTCTCGCGATCGGGGGCGCCCCAGCCGGGGCCCGTGCGGTCGCTCCCCGTCGACGTCACCGACGAGGCTTCCGTCGCGGCGGCGGCGCAGGCCATCGGGGCGGCCGGGCCGGTGGGGCTCGTCCTCGTCGCCAGCGGCATCCTGCACGGGCCGGGCGTCGCCCCCGAGAAGGCGCTCAAGGCCCTCGACCCGGCCGCGATGGCCGCCGTGATGGCCGTCAACGCGATCGGCCCGGCCCTGGTGGCCAAGCACCTCTTGGCCCTGATGCCGCGCAAGGAGCGGAGCGTCTTCGCCGCCCTCTCGGCCCGGGTCGGCTCGATCGGCGACAACCGCCTGGGGGGCTGGTACGCCTACCGGGCCTCGAAGGCGGCGCTGAACCAGGTGCTGCGCACGCTGGCCGTCGAGACCGCCCGCACCCATCCGGCGCTGATCGTGGCGGGGCTGCATCCCGGCACCGTGCGGACGGCCCTGTCGCGGCCGTTCCGCCCGGATCCGGGCCCCGGCCTGTTCTCGCCGGAGGAGAGCGCGGCCCATCTCCTGCGGGTCCTCGACGGGCTGCGGATCGGGGATTCCGGCGGCGTGTTCGCCTGGGACGGGCAGCCGATCCCGCCCTGA
- a CDS encoding Hint domain-containing protein, producing the protein MPVDIDAIQRLYGAQTSGPLNQAQTFGYNTTITGSLKPYFDFTVNTKPVLTLYNTATSGNALDLSQSSETATVNLNAGTYSSAFGMTNNIAIYDTTYIQRLACGAGNDVCTVNLAKDNTIDGGAGTNTAVFSGNRADYTIAQANGATIVTRTASASLATRPTGVTDTLTNFQTLRFDDQAVAVCFTTGTRLRTARGEVAVEDLQVGDRAVTASGALRPVTWIGHRDLDGRGRTLPASQQPVRLRAGAFGPGLPARDLRLSPGHPVLVGADADGAGGHLVPVMCLINGTSIVRELVSSVTYWHVELDAHDILLAEGLPAESYLDWGDRPFFSEGSDHALHNPDFVVPGLSARCRPVAVDGPVVEAERARLSGVFAAALGAACAWDAPERYDWLAA; encoded by the coding sequence ATGCCGGTGGACATCGACGCGATCCAGCGTCTATACGGCGCCCAGACCAGCGGCCCGCTGAACCAGGCCCAGACCTTCGGCTACAACACCACCATCACCGGCAGCCTGAAGCCGTATTTCGACTTCACCGTCAACACCAAGCCGGTCCTGACCCTCTACAACACCGCCACGAGCGGCAACGCCCTCGACCTCTCCCAGAGCAGCGAGACCGCGACCGTCAACCTCAACGCGGGCACCTACAGCAGTGCCTTCGGGATGACCAACAACATCGCGATCTACGACACGACCTACATCCAGAGGCTCGCCTGCGGCGCGGGCAACGACGTCTGCACGGTCAACCTGGCCAAGGACAACACGATCGACGGCGGGGCCGGCACCAACACCGCGGTCTTCTCCGGCAACCGGGCCGACTACACCATCGCCCAGGCCAACGGCGCGACGATCGTGACGCGCACCGCGAGCGCGAGCCTCGCCACGCGGCCGACCGGGGTCACCGACACGCTGACCAACTTCCAGACCCTGCGCTTCGACGACCAGGCCGTCGCGGTCTGCTTCACGACCGGCACCCGCCTGCGCACGGCCCGCGGCGAGGTCGCGGTCGAGGATCTGCAGGTCGGCGACCGGGCGGTGACCGCCTCCGGCGCCCTGCGGCCGGTCACCTGGATCGGGCATCGCGACCTCGATGGACGCGGCCGGACCCTGCCGGCCTCCCAGCAGCCGGTCCGCCTGCGGGCCGGCGCCTTCGGGCCGGGCCTGCCCGCCCGGGATCTCCGCCTCTCGCCCGGCCATCCGGTCCTGGTCGGGGCCGATGCCGACGGCGCGGGCGGCCATCTCGTACCGGTGATGTGCCTGATCAACGGCACCAGCATCGTCCGCGAGCTGGTCTCGTCGGTCACCTACTGGCATGTCGAACTCGACGCCCACGACATCCTGCTCGCCGAGGGCCTTCCGGCCGAGAGCTACCTCGACTGGGGCGACCGTCCGTTCTTCTCGGAGGGCTCCGACCACGCGCTCCACAACCCCGACTTCGTCGTGCCGGGCCTCTCCGCCCGCTGCCGGCCGGTCGCGGTCGATGGTCCGGTGGTCGAGGCCGAGCGGGCGCGCCTCTCGGGCGTGTTCGCCGCCGCACTCGGCGCCGCTTGCGCCTGGGACGCGCCCGAGCGCTACGACTGGCTCGCGGCGTGA
- a CDS encoding leucine-rich repeat-containing protein kinase family protein — protein sequence MSLPPATASRLEALRRGDLAGTRELRLPGGPDGRLSEMPPEILGLADTLEFLDLGQNDLTALPADLGRLRRLRVLFCSGNPFARLPPVLGDCAALSQVGFRGCGLAEVPAESLPPHLRWLTLTDNRIAALPASLGNRPLLQKLMLAGNRLRALPESLGRAHNLELLRIAANRFEALPACLTALPRLAWLSWAGNPFEDRAAPSSVAATPVAWRDLAVGPLLGEGASGRVMRAAWQPDGAGEARPVALKLFKGAMTSDGLPEREMAACLAAGAHPHLTGGLGRLADHPDGTQGLLMPLLPEGWRVLAGPPSLESCSRDVYDPDLRLTRGAALRLARGVASGAAHLHARGFGHGDLYAHNVLWDGTEGAAVLSDLGAASALPPGPEGAVLQRLDVRAFGLLLGELGTIAPLAHPAVEALAQACTGEPASRPGMAEVLDALDDLIEESGPA from the coding sequence GTGAGCCTGCCGCCCGCCACCGCTTCGCGCCTCGAAGCCCTGCGCCGGGGCGACCTCGCCGGGACGCGGGAGCTGCGGCTTCCCGGCGGGCCGGACGGGCGCCTCTCCGAGATGCCGCCCGAGATCCTCGGCCTCGCCGACACGCTCGAATTCCTCGATCTCGGCCAGAACGACCTGACCGCGCTGCCCGCCGATCTCGGCCGCCTGCGCCGGCTCCGGGTGCTGTTCTGCTCCGGCAACCCCTTCGCGCGGCTGCCGCCGGTGCTCGGCGATTGCGCCGCCCTGAGCCAGGTCGGCTTTCGCGGCTGCGGCCTCGCCGAGGTGCCGGCGGAATCCCTGCCCCCGCATCTGCGCTGGCTCACCCTCACCGACAACCGCATCGCCGCCCTACCCGCCTCCCTGGGCAACCGGCCGCTGCTGCAGAAGCTGATGCTGGCCGGCAACCGCCTGCGGGCCCTGCCGGAGAGCCTGGGACGCGCGCACAACCTCGAGCTCCTGCGCATCGCCGCCAACCGGTTCGAGGCCCTGCCCGCCTGCCTGACCGCCCTGCCGCGCCTCGCCTGGCTGTCCTGGGCCGGCAACCCGTTCGAGGACCGGGCGGCGCCGTCTTCGGTCGCGGCGACGCCTGTCGCCTGGCGCGATCTCGCGGTCGGCCCGCTCCTCGGCGAGGGCGCCTCCGGTCGGGTGATGCGGGCGGCGTGGCAGCCGGACGGCGCGGGCGAGGCGCGGCCCGTCGCCCTCAAGCTGTTCAAGGGCGCGATGACCAGCGACGGCCTGCCCGAGCGCGAGATGGCGGCCTGCCTGGCGGCGGGGGCACATCCGCATCTCACCGGCGGCCTCGGCCGCCTCGCCGACCATCCGGACGGCACGCAAGGATTGCTGATGCCGCTCCTGCCGGAGGGCTGGCGGGTGCTCGCCGGACCGCCGAGCCTGGAGAGCTGCAGCCGCGACGTCTACGACCCGGACCTTCGCCTGACGCGAGGGGCGGCCTTGCGCCTCGCCCGCGGGGTGGCGTCGGGCGCCGCCCACCTGCATGCGCGGGGCTTCGGCCACGGCGACCTCTACGCCCACAACGTCCTGTGGGACGGGACGGAGGGCGCGGCGGTGCTGAGCGATCTCGGGGCGGCCTCCGCCCTGCCCCCGGGACCTGAGGGCGCGGTCCTGCAACGGCTCGACGTGCGGGCCTTCGGGCTGCTCCTCGGGGAGTTGGGGACAATCGCCCCCCTCGCCCACCCGGCCGTCGAGGCCCTGGCGCAGGCCTGCACCGGAGAGCCCGCTTCGCGCCCCGGCATGGCCGAGGTGCTGGATGCCCTCGACGACCTGATCGAGGAATCGGGGCCGGCCTGA
- a CDS encoding manganese catalase family protein, which translates to MFMRIDRLQAELPQPKRPDPNAAAALQELLGGKYGEMSTLGNYMFQSFNFRDKSKLRPFYSLVSSIFMEELGHVELVSTGVSMLNNGPGDPTPDVDVSKAPFHDMQDVRLAGSFLSNGGGAMPMNANGASWNMDMVTTTGNIIIDLLHNFHLECGARIHKLRVYETLKDPTGREVCGYLLVRGSVHAHAYALALKKLTGVAIEQMLPTPNINLDRIPECQKYLQEGSHRRLYRFNSPDYAEAAGVWSNDEVALPGDPPGKLEVVDGAPEGGKIPELDGNYGAFAPNYKPEEIFEIAGKLYKKSR; encoded by the coding sequence AGCTGCTCGGCGGCAAGTACGGCGAGATGTCGACGCTCGGCAACTACATGTTCCAGAGCTTCAACTTTCGCGACAAGTCCAAGCTGCGGCCGTTCTACAGCCTGGTCTCGAGCATCTTCATGGAGGAGCTCGGCCATGTCGAATTGGTCTCGACCGGCGTGTCGATGCTCAACAACGGCCCCGGCGACCCGACGCCGGACGTCGACGTGTCGAAGGCGCCGTTCCACGACATGCAGGACGTGCGGCTGGCCGGCAGCTTCCTCAGCAACGGCGGCGGCGCGATGCCGATGAACGCGAACGGCGCGTCGTGGAACATGGACATGGTCACCACGACCGGGAACATCATCATCGACCTGCTGCACAACTTCCACCTCGAATGCGGCGCGCGCATCCACAAGCTCCGGGTCTACGAGACCTTGAAGGACCCGACCGGGCGCGAGGTCTGCGGCTACCTGCTGGTGCGCGGCTCGGTGCATGCCCACGCCTATGCGCTGGCGCTGAAGAAGCTCACGGGGGTCGCCATCGAGCAGATGCTGCCGACGCCCAACATCAACCTCGACCGCATCCCCGAATGCCAGAAATACCTGCAGGAGGGCAGCCACCGCCGGCTCTACCGGTTCAACTCGCCGGATTATGCGGAGGCCGCCGGGGTGTGGTCGAACGACGAGGTGGCGTTGCCGGGCGACCCGCCGGGCAAGCTGGAGGTGGTCGACGGCGCGCCCGAGGGCGGCAAGATCCCGGAACTCGACGGCAATTACGGCGCCTTCGCGCCGAACTACAAGCCGGAGGAGATCTTCGAGATCGCCGGCAAGCTCTACAAGAAGAGCCGCTGA